The Prosthecobacter debontii genome segment GCTCCAGAGCTAATCCCCCGAACAGCCGGATAATCCGGCGATGACGTCGCTCCAGTTTGCTCGCTTTTCCCCGCCGGACACATCCGGCCTACGGATGAGAGGCCCACGCCTTGACACTTCGTTGAACAAACTTCCCTGCAAGTCACGTTCGATCCTGACCATGCGATTTTCCTTCCTGCTGACCAGCCTCCTTACCACAGCCACCTTTGCTGCCGAGGCCCCGAAAGCCCTGCCTCTCTGGGAGAAGGGTGCCCCTGGATCCGAAGCCCGTGCGGCTGAAGCGGAGAAGACGGAAGGCAGCAATGTGGTGAACGTGCATAACCCCTCCATCACGCCTTACCTGCCTGAGAAGGATAACACAGGCATCGCGATCATCATCGCGCCCGGCGGTGGGCACTCAAAGCTGTGCCTCGGCCATGAAGGTTATGCGCTGGCCGAATGGTTTCGCGATCACGGCATCGCCGCTTTCGTTTTGAAATACCGTCTCGCTCGGGAAAAAGGCAGCACCTACACCATCCAGGATCACGCCATGGCGGATGCCCGCCGCGCCATCCGCACCGTGCGCACCCGCGCTCAGGAGTGGGGCATCGATCCGAATAAGATCGGCATCATGGGCTTCTCCGCCGGAGGTGAGCTGGCCGCCTTTGCCGCCATGCAAAATGATCCCGGTCAAGCCGATGCTGCCGACCCTATCGAGCGCGCCAGCAGCCGCCCGGATTTCCAGGCGCTGATCTACCCCGGCACCTCGAATCTCTTCTCCGCCGAGAAAGGCATGCCGCCCGTCTTCATCGCTTGTGGTTATGGCGACCGCCCGGACATCTCCGAAGGCATGGCCAGCCTGTATCTGAAATACAAGGCCGCTGGAGTGAAGGCGGAACTGCACATCTACAGCAACGCCGGTCACGGCTTTGGCTACAAACCCGGCACCACCACCGCCGCTGGTCGCTGGCCGGAGCGCTTCACCGAGTGGCTCACGGATAGCGGCTTCATGAAGTGATGGAGGAAACTCTGTCTCTTCAATAAAGTTCCAGTGCCTTGAGCGCAGCGATACGCTGCTCACGGCTTGGAAAAGAAAAGTGAACATCGATCGGCAGGATCAAGTCCGTTTGATTTCCAAGGATCGCGTTATCTTCGTGTAAATCAGTCACAAGCAGACGCCCCGCCGCTCCTCCATCGATGTAAAATTTGGCAGGCCCAG includes the following:
- a CDS encoding alpha/beta hydrolase — protein: MRFSFLLTSLLTTATFAAEAPKALPLWEKGAPGSEARAAEAEKTEGSNVVNVHNPSITPYLPEKDNTGIAIIIAPGGGHSKLCLGHEGYALAEWFRDHGIAAFVLKYRLAREKGSTYTIQDHAMADARRAIRTVRTRAQEWGIDPNKIGIMGFSAGGELAAFAAMQNDPGQADAADPIERASSRPDFQALIYPGTSNLFSAEKGMPPVFIACGYGDRPDISEGMASLYLKYKAAGVKAELHIYSNAGHGFGYKPGTTTAAGRWPERFTEWLTDSGFMK